In Holophagales bacterium, one DNA window encodes the following:
- a CDS encoding TIGR00725 family protein translates to MQLAVVGAASCDGSLEALARRVGRDVAAAGAVLLCGGRGGVMAAASAGAREAGGLVVGLLPGADATATPPNPHLDVTLFTGLGQARNVVLTLSAHAVLAIGGGWGTLSEIAMALKQRIPVVLLESWDLVRPDGLVDPLLRQATSPHDAVEMAVRMGELRREGRT, encoded by the coding sequence CTGCAACTCGCGGTCGTCGGTGCGGCCTCTTGTGACGGTTCGCTCGAAGCGCTCGCTCGCCGCGTCGGTCGCGACGTGGCCGCAGCCGGGGCGGTGCTGCTCTGCGGCGGCCGCGGCGGGGTGATGGCCGCGGCGAGCGCCGGAGCGCGTGAGGCCGGCGGGCTCGTCGTCGGCCTGCTGCCGGGCGCCGACGCCACGGCCACGCCGCCGAACCCGCACCTCGACGTGACGCTCTTCACCGGCCTCGGGCAGGCGCGCAACGTCGTGCTGACGCTCTCGGCGCACGCCGTGCTGGCGATCGGCGGCGGCTGGGGGACGCTCTCGGAGATCGCCATGGCGCTCAAGCAGCGCATCCCGGTCGTGCTGCTCGAGAGCTGGGACCTGGTGCGTCCGGACGGCTTGGTCGACCCGCTCCTGCGGCAGGCGACCTCACCCCACGATGCGGTCGAGATGGCGGTGCGGATGGGAGAGCTGCGAAGGGAGGGACGAACGTGA